A window of Candidatus Zixiibacteriota bacterium genomic DNA:
TGGTCTTGTAGATATATCTGATTTGACCGCATTGATCGATAACCTCTTTATTTCGTTGACTCCGCTTGCTCCGTGCAACTAACCAAATAAAGAGTTGAAATAACTCCCTTTCCCACCTGTTCAACCTGGCCGCCCTCGCATAAACGAGGGCGGCCGGATTATTTACCGAGTATCAGAACTTCTCATGCCAACCTCGAAGGGTCAGGTTCTACTTAGCAACTTGAATGCTTAGTCTTTGGTACAGTTCCGCAGTAAACCGGGTGAGAATCAACTTGGCTTCGAGTGTGCCGTTCTCCTTGGAGCATACTTATTCTGCCATGCTTTCAGAGTTCATCCCGAAATGGCACTTGCTGTATGAACAGCTTCCGGCTATTTTATGGACAGCCAAAGATAATGGCAGTTCGGAATAGGAACCAATAAGCCTTGCCAAGAGACAATTCACAGAGTCAGGTTCAAGTTCCACACTGCTTTATGGTTCACATGTAACCAAGGAGGTCTTATGAAGACTCGGATTCTCTTGCTTGCTCTTGGTGCAGCGCTCTCAGGTATAGGCAGCTTCCTTGCTTGCGATGCGCCACCGAAGCCGACGCCAGATGCGACCGCACATTCCTTCAACGTCTTGCCCGAAGAGTTCAAATGGGAACGGATCTTCCCAGAATTTGGTGAGCGCTCGGCTGAGATTGTCATACTTCACGTCGATTCCAAGACCGGTGGTGCCCAGCTCATGATCCGAGTTCCACCCAACGCCCATGTGCCCAAGCACTGGCACACAGCAAACGAGACTCACACCGTTATGAGCGGGACGTTTGTAATGGAGTGCGAAGGTCATCGCCAAGCCCTGACTGCTGGCTCGTTCAACTATGTTCCGAGCAAGGCAACCCACGAAGCCTGGACCACTCCGACAGAAGGCGCACTCCTGTTCATCACGGTCGATGCCCCGTGGGACGTTAATTGGGTCAATGGACCCCCCAAGTTAGAAGACCTGGTTGGCGGAGTTTCGCCCCAGCGGTGACCGGGAGCCTAACCCACGTTGCAGCGGACAATGACCGGATGTTGTCCGCTCAACTCAGACGCCGTTAGGCGAGGAAGGACCATCAAATCAATGACGTCGGCAGAAAAAGCGCTCAACCGTCTCCGAGAAGGGAATCTCCGGTTCGCGGCTGGCATGCGGAGCCCCAACACGTCGCTGAGCCATTCACGGCGAGCCGAGTTGTCGAAGGACCAACAACCCTTCGCGATAGTCCTCGGTTGTTCGGACTCGCGGGTTCCGGCTGAGATCGTGTTCGACCAAGGCCTCGGCGATCTGTTTGTCATTCGCGTTGCGGGAAACATCGTTGCTCCCTCGCAAGTCGGCAGCGTCGAGTTCGCAGCATCGCGGTTCGGCACCCGGCTGGTAGTTGTGCTGGGGCATTCCCAGTGCGGAGCCATTCTGGCCACCCTTGAAGAGCTTCAGCAGCCAGCGGAAAACCAATCGCGTAATCTGCGTTCGATCGTCGACCGCGTCCGGCCTTCGGTCGAAGCGCTGCTGAAGACCGAGCTCAGGCACGACTTGGACGCTCTTGTGCGGCATGCTGTTCGGGCGAACGTCCGCGTTTCGGTGGACCATTTACGTCACGGATCAGAAGTTCTGGAGCAGCTAATCCAGAACGAAGGCCTTCTCGTGGTCGGTGCCGAGTATTCATTAGAAACCGGGGTTGTCGAGTTCTTCGATGGTGTGGGTCCCGACTAACGCTCCTCCATTGCTACCTTCCATATCAGAAACGACAATCGTCAACGCGTAGTTGTCTCGGCAATCATTGGACTTAGGAGCAAGCTGTGATCTGCAAAAACAGCCCCGGCCGGCGCCTCTGGCGCTTTCTATTGACAGGTCGGCAACGGTTGCAGGCTTATAAAAAGGAAGTCTATCAAAGCTGTCAAGTCACTAACGTCGATATTGCCCGTACCATCAGTGTTCGCTTCAGCCGGACAGGAGAGCGGCGCTAAAGATATAAAGAGACGATCTATCATCATTGTCAGGTCACTAATATCAACAGTATCGCCGATGTCGCCGTCAAGGTTACCCGTTGAGCCGATACAACATGCCGTGTCAGCTCCAATTCTGACAATCCTTCCTTCAGAGGGTACATCGTCGACCAAAACAAACAGCATGTAGTATCCAAGCGGGGTAGTATTGGAATCGCCGGGCACCGTCGTACTTAATTGTTGAGCGTCCTGTTCAAAAGGGAGGCTAATATATCTCGGGATGCCGCCATCAACCCAGTGAGTGACCGAGCCGGTTCCTGTCAGGATGACTTGGGTCACCGAATCAGCACGCGAGACATTTAGTGTAAACGACAGAGATCGATTTAGATCAGTGGAACTGATTGATGTGATAACCGGTCGCGGGCCGCGAAATAAGTAGGGCGGTTCGTAGGCCTCAATATTGTAATTGGTTGGGCCGGTAAAATTCAAATTGCTGCCTCCAGCGGTTATGACTCGCCCGTCCGGCACCAATAATGTTGTGGCATGGTACTCATGAAAAGTCAGCAGTTTCGCCACCGACCGCCAAGAGTTAGTCGGCGGATCGTAAATATCACTCAGCTTCGTGTAGCCCTTGTCAGTTTCGATGGCGTGATTGTTATCTTCAAGTCTTCCCGCCGCGCAAAGCACCTTTCCATTCGGGAGCAGGACAATCTCCGGCTGTGATCTCGTGACCTGTGGAGTTGGGCCGAGATTCCATGTTTCAGTAATTGGGTCGAAAAACTCTACCATCGAAGGATTCGTCAAATTTCCGCGGTAAATCCCACAGATCATTGGCCGTCCATCAGGCAGCAGGATAATTGAGTGATCGCTATGCCCGGGCCAAAAGCGATTCTGTTGGACAAGTTGTCCTGTCGTTCTCCAAGTCCCGGTCATTGGCGAATAAATCTGCGGCGGATACCATGTCCGCAGGACTTCACCATTGAGCATCAATAAGGACGGAGTAAACTCTGCCGAATTTAGCATCGAATCGGTGTACGTATAGCTGTTTGTTTCGGGATTGTATATCTCGCATGTCTTCGTACGAGCTGCATCGGGCGTTTGACCGCCTCCCATTATCAATAGTTTTCCATCGTGTAGACGTGAAAGTGCAGGGTACCATCGCTCCTCAAACATGTCCTGTTTATTTGTCCACGTGTTTGTTCTGTAGTCGTAGACTTTTGTGGTTTTGACGGCGTCGGTGAAATCTTCGCTTCCTTGTCCACCTATAAAGACCAAGTCGCCGTTGAGTAGTAGTGTCGATATGTGACATCCCTGTTCTGAACTCGACGAATCGGCGATAGTACTAATGCCAGTCGCTGGATCGAAAAGAATAGGCTCTTTTGTATCGTGGCAGAAGAGTATAGTCCCGTTTGGTAGAAGGGAACCCGAGTTCGATGCATCCAAGTACTCGGGGGCGCTGCTTCCGACTATTGACCAGCGTCCTGGTTCGGTTTCAGGCAGTAAATTCACATTTACTATGATATTCTGGCCGACCAAAGTGAGCGCCGATTGTTTGTAACCATAGTTGGGGGCCGCAAATCCGATGATTAGCTGTTCCGTTGGGAGGTTGTTCAGACTATACATCCCGAAATTGTTGGTTCTGGTTTCTTGGAATACACTGAGCAACGAATCAAAAATCATTACGCGGACATTGGGAAGGGGGGCAGAGGCATTAGCAGAATCCAAGACCATACCGGAAACAGACACAGTTAATTGATGTTCAGCAGTGACTGGCTCTGAATTGGTCTTACCTGAGAAAAAGAAGAAAAGCAGTATTGTGGCAGAAGCAGCGAGAATGGGCAGTCTTGTGGAAAAACGGGAGAAACGGCTTGAACTTTGATTTGGCATTACTCTGTCAACTTTTGGTAGTTAATTGGACAACTGTGAAGTAACAGGCAAATATATGCAACAAGTCGAAAAAGTCAAAGGGAATAGCCAATCATATTTTCACCTCTAACCTTTCCTCAACCGCAGCGAATTCCCAATCACTGAGACCGAGCTTAGACTCATCGCCGCCGCGGCAATCATGGGACTTAGGAGAAGGCCGGTGAGCGGATATAGTATGCCTGCAGCTATTGGCACTCCCAGCGCGTTATAGAGAAATGCGAAAAATAGATTTTGTTTGATGTTGCTCATGGTCGCTTGGCTGATTTCCCGGGCACGTGCGATTCCACGGAGATCCCCTTTGACAAGAGTTATTCCCGCGCTTGCAATTGCGACATCGGTTCCGGTTCCCATGGCAATGCCGACATCGGCCTGAGCCAATGCGGGAGCGTCATTTATCCCATCGCCAGCCATAGCCACTTTGCGTCCCTGTTCCTGAAGTTTTTTAATATGTGTGGACTTTTGTTCTGGGAGCACCTCGGCAAGGACTTCAGTTATGCCAAGCTGTTTAGCGACGGTAGCCGCTGTCGCTTTATTATCGCCAGTGAGCATCACAACTATCATCCCCGAAGCTTGCAAGGATTTAATAGCTTGATGGGCGGATTCTTTGATTTGATCTTCGACGGCAATGAGTCCCGCAAGTACCGAATCTATTGCCACGTACATAACGGTTTTCCCCTCATTCCGAAAAATGGTTGCATCTTTCTCTAAAGTCGATGTCTCAACATGTAGCTTTTGCATAAGAGCCTTATTGCCCAGAGCCACCTGACGACCGTCTGATGTGCCCGTTACGCCATATCCGGTCAATGTCTCAAACTGCTCGGCAGGCTTAATGCCCACTTTCAAATCTTCGGCTTTCCTTACGATTGCTTCGGCTAAAGGGTGTTCGCTGGCAATTTCGAGGTTGGCGGCAAGTCGCATGAGTTCGTCCTGTGTTATTGCTGATTCGGCAACAACATTGGTGACCCGAGGTTTTCCTTCGGTGAGCGTTCCAGTTTTATCGACAATAAGGGTATCTATACCTCGCAATTTTTGGATGGCTTCGGCATTTTTGAACAAGACTCCGCTGGATGCCGCCCGTCCCATGGCGACCATTATGGACATAGGAGTAGCCAGGCCCAGCGCGCAGGGACAGGCAATAATGAGCACCGAGATCGCATTGATTATGGCAAACGCCAATCGCGGCTGGGGACCAAAGAAATACCAGACTACAAATGAAATAACAGAAATGGCCAGGACAGCAGGAACAAAATAGCCTGAGACCGTATCGGCAAGATTCTGAATTGGCGCACGGCTCCTTTGTGCCGATGAAACTAACGAGATTATTTGGGCAAGCAGGGTATCTTTGCCGACGCGCTTGGCGCGCATGATGAGAGCACCCTTGCCATTTATCGTCGCTCCAGTGAGAGGGTCATTCTCTCTCTTTTCTACCGGAATTGGTTCTCCGCTAATCATTGATTCGTCGACGGCGCTTCTGCCTTGTACCACCACACCATCAACCGGAATCTTTTCTCCGGGTCGCACCCGAAGTTTATCGCCGATTTTCACATGCTCAAGAGGAATCTCATGCTCTGTGCCGTCCTCGTTTATAAGTCGGGCAATTTTCGGCCGCAAATCCAGCAGAGCGCGAATGGCCGCGCTTGTCTTCCCCCTTGCCTTCAATTCAAGAACCTGACCCAAAAGCACGAGGGTTACAATGACAGCGGCGACTTCAAAATAGACGCCCACAGTTCCGCCATCCATTCTCAAAGCCTCAGGAAAGATGGACGGGAAGAGAACGGCAACAATGCTGTACATGTGAGCGATTCCAGTTCCAAGTCCTATCAGGGTAAACATGTTCAGGTGCCTGTTGATGATTGACAGATAAGCCCGCTCAAAAAATGGCCAGCCCCCCCAGAGGACGACAGGGGTGGCAAGAACCAGTTCGAACCACTGAACTGTCGAAGGAGAAAACATTTTCCCAAGGCCAAAGATTCCTATGGAATGAGACATGGCAATCATCACAAGAGGCAGAGATAGGACAGCGCTTATCCAAAAACGACGGCTCATATTCCGCAATTCTGGGTCTTCGTTAGCATCACCTGAGACGGTTTGAGGCTCAAGTGCCATTCCGCAGATGGGGCACGTACCGGGCTGATCCCTGATTATTTCAGGATGCATAGGGCATGTCCAAACCTGTTTGCTTATCATTTCCTGAGGCAGCTCTGGTTCCAAAGCCATACCGCATTTTGGGCAACTGCCCGGCCCCTGTTGGCGGATTTCCGGGTGCATCGGACAGGTATACATCAGTGTCGAAGCTCTCAAAGATTGCTTTGTTTTCGCAAGTGGCTTGAGCTGCATAAATTCCTGACTTGAATTCTGATGCAGAAACGTTTCAGGATCATTCTGGAATTTGTTTTTGCAGGAAACGCTGCAAAAATAATACCGCGTCCCGTCATGCTGGAAGGCATGCTGACTCTTGTCTGAAACTTTCATGCCACAGACAGGATCTTTGTATGCTCCGTCCTTTTCGGCTTTCATCCCGTGTTCTTCCACTTATCTCCTCCAACCCTATATATTTGCCGTTAATGCTGATGTGAGCCGCTTATAGAGCCCTCTGCCACATTTATTCCGAACCTGGCGTATTTGGATTCACCGCCAATCTGCACCTGTGCGAACAAGCGAATGAATCCTGACCGCTCGGGAAGTAAATGAAACGAAAGTTCAGGTCCGCCGCGCTCCGTGTCAGAAGTAGGCTCTTCACCAAGCGGGTGGATATGCACAACAGTCTTGAAATCGGTGTTAAAGCCGACCATGTGAGCAAAAGCATTCATCAAAGGTTCAAGCTTGAGGAAAGGCGTATTATCAGTCTGAGTAATTCTTAGTTTCATTCCGGTTGCCTTGCCCGCGACAAGATTTGCGTCCTCGAAACTTAATTCATAGCGAAGACCTTCGACCGTGTCGACCAGTTTCGTTTCAGTCTCGGCTACCGCGCCGCCTTCGCCAGCGCCAGCGATATCCGCTATCACATACTCCTGCATATTTGTTTCTGTCGGGACGAGATCAGCCCACACTCTATACGGACCGGGCTTTTGTGGTGTGAATGAGAAATCATATTCACCGGGAAGCGAAGATGGTTTGGGGTGCTCATGATGATAATCAGTCAGGCTGTGGTCGATGATAAGTAAATGGACTCTCTCGGTATGCGCGATCTCAAGCATTGCAGGTGTGACGGGTTTACCATTTGATTTCGTTGTGAGTTTAACAGTCACAGTTGTCGGTTTGCCGACTTCAAGCGGGGTAGCAGAGGCCGCGAAAGACTGTATAGTTGGCTCACTCGCTCCATGTCCGTGTCCGTCGTTTTTGGATTTTACTAAGCTCATTCCGCATGTCGGACACTTGCCCGGTTTGTCGCTCGAGACCCCCTCACACATGGGACAGATATATGTATCATTAGCGTTTGACTGTTCATTAGTCTCTTCAGAGTTGGAAGGCGCATTTTTAACAGCATCGCTTGTTAAGGTTGACTGCGTGCCGGTTGGCGGAAAGAGATTCTTCACGACCATAATTTCGGTGTCCAATTTGTCTGCATACAACTTTGCTTTGACAGGATCTTTGGCATCGCCGGCATTATGAAGCAAATCAGATAAACTCTTAATCTTGTTGATCGATTTCTTCAGCGTGTCCATCTTCCCCGTATCAAAGCCTTTGGTGAATTGTTGCAACGCCGATGTATAGGCGTAAATTGCAGGTCCAATGTCATGCAAATTCGAGAGTTTTTTCTCTCGGATGCTGCGTTGAAGGTCTTTTTGGAGATCATCAATTCCAAACAAGATACCAGAAAGCGTGGTCGGGATTTTTGATTTGCCGGGTGTGACTTCGTGCGGGCCATGCGCGAAAACTCTTGAACTGGAGGCCTGCATTAAAAAGAATAAAAATAACAAAACGCCAAATCTTGCGGCTGTTTTGATCCATGAATTGGTTTTTCGAGAAATTGCTTTCATCGGTAGGGGCCTTTCGTTTAAGGAATTATTCTGTGAATACAAATCTTTTGTACTGGTATGCCGTTTCATCGTTGGATCTCCTCTGATTTATCATGATTGATATGTTTTTCAAGCGCGTGTCTTCCGAAGTGATAGAATATAGTTGGTGTGACCGCTAAGTCCAAAAGGGTCGAGCTCACCAACCCACCCAATATAACAGTCGCCACCGGATAGAGAATTTCCTTTCCGGGATCTCCTGCAGAAATGACCAACGGAATCAAGGCCAATCCTGCCGTAAGCGCGGTCATGAGTACGGGGGAGAGTCGTTCGAGCGACCCGCGTATTATCATTTCCTTTGTAAACTGCTCACCCTCCTCTTTGACAAGGTGGATATAATGAGAAATCATCATGATGGTATTTCTCGATGCAATGCCTGTCAGTGTAATAAACCCAACCAGCGTCGCGACAGATAACACCCCGCCGGTCAAATATATAGCGACAATACTACCGATCAACGCCAGCGGGATGTTGATAAGAATTTGAAAGACAATTGTCATCGACCGAAAATGAGTGTAGAGCGCCAACATCATTCCCGCCACAGCAAGCAATCCTAAAAGAGCTATCTGTCGTGTAGCCGCTTGTTGACTTTCAAACTGCCCGCCGTAGGTTATGAAGTAACCAACAGGAAGTGTGACGCTACTGTTGATTGTTGATTGAATGTCTGCTATAACACTTCCGAGGTCGCGCTCCGAGACATTGCAGGAAATGACAATTCTGCGTTTGGTGTTTTCCCTCACAATCATATTTGGTCCCTGAGTTTCGACCACCGAAGCAACAGCCTCCAAGGGGATCTTTGATCCCGATGGTGTATCGATCAGAATTTGCTTCAATGACTCGACCGTTGTCCGCTCCGACTCATCGAGGCGCACTACAACATCAAATGTGCGTGCGCCATCGAGCACCTGCGAAACAACTTTTCCATTCAGCGCCGTCTCAAGAATTTCTGTCAGTTCCCCGGCGCGAATACCGTAACGCGCGGCCTCTTCTCTTTTGACCTGAATCCGAATCTGGGGGAGGAGAACTTGTTTTTCTGTCTGTAAGTCAACGACACCGGAAATAGCGCGCATGGCTCTTTCCACATCTGCGGCGGCTGACCGAAGTGTCGCGAGGTCATCACCGAAAATCTTCACGGCAATCTGCGCCCGCACTCCTGAGAGGAGGTGGTCAAGCCTATGCGATATAGGTTGACCGATGTTGATTACAACGCCGGGTATATCATCGAGGCGGGTTCTTACATCCGCTAGAACCGCTTCGTGCTCACGGCTGCTGGGCTTGAAATCAACATCGATCTCACTCGAATGCACTCCTTCGGCATGTTCATCAAGTTCGGCCCGGCCAGTCCGACGCCCGACCATGGCCACCTCTGGTACCTCGAGCAAGAGTTGTTCTGCGATTGTGCCGATTTGATTGGATTCAGAGAGCGAAGTCCCGGGTACGGTCAGGAGACTGATAGTCGCAGTCCCTTCGTTAAACCGTGGCAGGAACTCCTTGCCAAGAAACGGAACTGAAACCAAAGCGCCTGCGACTAGGACGGCAACTGTCACAATAATAAGTGTCGGATGGGACAAACTGAACTGTAATTGATGCCGGTCAATGCGTTTGAGCCATCGCACGACAAAACTATCGGGACGTTCCAGAAGCTTTGCCCGAGGCAGCAAATAGTAACACAAGACCGGTGTTACCGTTACAGACACCAGAAGCGAAGCAAGGATTGATGTGATGTATGCAATTCCAAGCGGCGCGAAGAGGCGTCCTTCGATTCCAGACAACGAGAAGAGCGGCAAAAAGACCAACACGACCAAGATTGTAGCAAAGACAATTGAGTTTCGTACCTCGCGGGAAGCATCGTAAATTACCCGAAGGGCCGACCGAGGTGACGAAGATTGCCGATTCTCTTTGAGCCTGCGATACACATTCTCAACATCAACAATGGCATCATCAACCAATTCGCCAATTGCTATCGCCAGACCGCCCAATGTCATGGTATTAATCGAAATACCTGCCCAGTGAAAAAAGAGCGCAGTTATGGCGAACGACAACGGGATCGCCGTCAGTGTGATGACTGTTGTTCTGAAATTTAATAGAAATATTGCAAGCACAAATACCACAAATAGGGATCCATCGCGGAGAGCTTCCTCGACATTCCCAACTGCGGCTTCAATAAAATTGGACTGTTTGAAGAGCTTTACAAGCTCAATATCGTCTGAAAGACTTGTCTCAATCTGTTCCAGAGACGTCTCTATCGCGCGTGTCAACTCAACCGTATTCGCGCCCGGCTGTTTGAAGACGGAGACGATGACACCCGGTGCTGCGTTGATACTTGCATCGCCGCGTTTTACACGAGCGCCGAGCTTGACTGTAGCCAAATCTCTAAGTCGGATCGGAACGCCATTCCGAATCTCGACGACCGTGCCAGCCAAGTCGTCAATCGAGGCCGAGCGCCCGACATTTCGAATCAGCGTCTCCTGGCTTTGCGTTTCAACATATCCTCCGGTCGTATTCCCCTGAAATTGAGCGGCCGCCTCGGAGAATCTTTCAAGGCTCACATTATATTGAGCAAGTTTATCGGAGTGCGCCAAAGCCTGATACTGCTGAACCTCACCGCCAATAGGGGTAACCTGCGAGACTCCCGGAATGGCAAGCAGTTGCGGACGAAGAATCCAGTCTGCTGTTGAGCGAAGTTCCATCGCGCTGGTTGTGCTGTCAGTGCTTGAGATACCGATCAAGAGTATTTCGCCCATTATCGACGATACTGGCGCCATGATGGGCGTGAAATCTTCAGGCATTTGCCCACGAGCCAACTGGAGCCGCTCGCTGACCAACTGCCTGTCCAGGTAAATATCTGACCCCCAATCAAACTCGACATACACAATAGAGAGGCCAATCCCCGATGTGGAGCGGACGCGTTGC
This region includes:
- a CDS encoding heavy metal-binding domain-containing protein: MKAISRKTNSWIKTAARFGVLLFLFFLMQASSSRVFAHGPHEVTPGKSKIPTTLSGILFGIDDLQKDLQRSIREKKLSNLHDIGPAIYAYTSALQQFTKGFDTGKMDTLKKSINKIKSLSDLLHNAGDAKDPVKAKLYADKLDTEIMVVKNLFPPTGTQSTLTSDAVKNAPSNSEETNEQSNANDTYICPMCEGVSSDKPGKCPTCGMSLVKSKNDGHGHGASEPTIQSFAASATPLEVGKPTTVTVKLTTKSNGKPVTPAMLEIAHTERVHLLIIDHSLTDYHHEHPKPSSLPGEYDFSFTPQKPGPYRVWADLVPTETNMQEYVIADIAGAGEGGAVAETETKLVDTVEGLRYELSFEDANLVAGKATGMKLRITQTDNTPFLKLEPLMNAFAHMVGFNTDFKTVVHIHPLGEEPTSDTERGGPELSFHLLPERSGFIRLFAQVQIGGESKYARFGINVAEGSISGSHQH
- a CDS encoding heavy metal translocating P-type ATPase, with the translated sequence MKAEKDGAYKDPVCGMKVSDKSQHAFQHDGTRYYFCSVSCKNKFQNDPETFLHQNSSQEFMQLKPLAKTKQSLRASTLMYTCPMHPEIRQQGPGSCPKCGMALEPELPQEMISKQVWTCPMHPEIIRDQPGTCPICGMALEPQTVSGDANEDPELRNMSRRFWISAVLSLPLVMIAMSHSIGIFGLGKMFSPSTVQWFELVLATPVVLWGGWPFFERAYLSIINRHLNMFTLIGLGTGIAHMYSIVAVLFPSIFPEALRMDGGTVGVYFEVAAVIVTLVLLGQVLELKARGKTSAAIRALLDLRPKIARLINEDGTEHEIPLEHVKIGDKLRVRPGEKIPVDGVVVQGRSAVDESMISGEPIPVEKRENDPLTGATINGKGALIMRAKRVGKDTLLAQIISLVSSAQRSRAPIQNLADTVSGYFVPAVLAISVISFVVWYFFGPQPRLAFAIINAISVLIIACPCALGLATPMSIMVAMGRAASSGVLFKNAEAIQKLRGIDTLIVDKTGTLTEGKPRVTNVVAESAITQDELMRLAANLEIASEHPLAEAIVRKAEDLKVGIKPAEQFETLTGYGVTGTSDGRQVALGNKALMQKLHVETSTLEKDATIFRNEGKTVMYVAIDSVLAGLIAVEDQIKESAHQAIKSLQASGMIVVMLTGDNKATAATVAKQLGITEVLAEVLPEQKSTHIKKLQEQGRKVAMAGDGINDAPALAQADVGIAMGTGTDVAIASAGITLVKGDLRGIARAREISQATMSNIKQNLFFAFLYNALGVPIAAGILYPLTGLLLSPMIAAAAMSLSSVSVIGNSLRLRKG
- a CDS encoding cupin domain-containing protein; translated protein: MKTRILLLALGAALSGIGSFLACDAPPKPTPDATAHSFNVLPEEFKWERIFPEFGERSAEIVILHVDSKTGGAQLMIRVPPNAHVPKHWHTANETHTVMSGTFVMECEGHRQALTAGSFNYVPSKATHEAWTTPTEGALLFITVDAPWDVNWVNGPPKLEDLVGGVSPQR
- a CDS encoding carbonic anhydrase, with product MTSAEKALNRLREGNLRFAAGMRSPNTSLSHSRRAELSKDQQPFAIVLGCSDSRVPAEIVFDQGLGDLFVIRVAGNIVAPSQVGSVEFAASRFGTRLVVVLGHSQCGAILATLEELQQPAENQSRNLRSIVDRVRPSVEALLKTELRHDLDALVRHAVRANVRVSVDHLRHGSEVLEQLIQNEGLLVVGAEYSLETGVVEFFDGVGPD
- a CDS encoding galactose oxidase-like domain-containing protein: MPNQSSSRFSRFSTRLPILAASATILLFFFFSGKTNSEPVTAEHQLTVSVSGMVLDSANASAPLPNVRVMIFDSLLSVFQETRTNNFGMYSLNNLPTEQLIIGFAAPNYGYKQSALTLVGQNIIVNVNLLPETEPGRWSIVGSSAPEYLDASNSGSLLPNGTILFCHDTKEPILFDPATGISTIADSSSSEQGCHISTLLLNGDLVFIGGQGSEDFTDAVKTTKVYDYRTNTWTNKQDMFEERWYPALSRLHDGKLLIMGGGQTPDAARTKTCEIYNPETNSYTYTDSMLNSAEFTPSLLMLNGEVLRTWYPPQIYSPMTGTWRTTGQLVQQNRFWPGHSDHSIILLPDGRPMICGIYRGNLTNPSMVEFFDPITETWNLGPTPQVTRSQPEIVLLPNGKVLCAAGRLEDNNHAIETDKGYTKLSDIYDPPTNSWRSVAKLLTFHEYHATTLLVPDGRVITAGGSNLNFTGPTNYNIEAYEPPYLFRGPRPVITSISSTDLNRSLSFTLNVSRADSVTQVILTGTGSVTHWVDGGIPRYISLPFEQDAQQLSTTVPGDSNTTPLGYYMLFVLVDDVPSEGRIVRIGADTACCIGSTGNLDGDIGDTVDISDLTMMIDRLFISLAPLSCPAEANTDGTGNIDVSDLTALIDFLFISLQPLPTCQ
- a CDS encoding efflux RND transporter permease subunit, producing the protein MINAILRFALNNRLLVVASAILVLIAGIFALINEPIDVLPDLNRPTVTIMTEAHGLAPEEVETLVTFPIETALNGAPGVQRVRSTSGIGLSIVYVEFDWGSDIYLDRQLVSERLQLARGQMPEDFTPIMAPVSSIMGEILLIGISSTDSTTSAMELRSTADWILRPQLLAIPGVSQVTPIGGEVQQYQALAHSDKLAQYNVSLERFSEAAAQFQGNTTGGYVETQSQETLIRNVGRSASIDDLAGTVVEIRNGVPIRLRDLATVKLGARVKRGDASINAAPGVIVSVFKQPGANTVELTRAIETSLEQIETSLSDDIELVKLFKQSNFIEAAVGNVEEALRDGSLFVVFVLAIFLLNFRTTVITLTAIPLSFAITALFFHWAGISINTMTLGGLAIAIGELVDDAIVDVENVYRRLKENRQSSSPRSALRVIYDASREVRNSIVFATILVVLVFLPLFSLSGIEGRLFAPLGIAYITSILASLLVSVTVTPVLCYYLLPRAKLLERPDSFVVRWLKRIDRHQLQFSLSHPTLIIVTVAVLVAGALVSVPFLGKEFLPRFNEGTATISLLTVPGTSLSESNQIGTIAEQLLLEVPEVAMVGRRTGRAELDEHAEGVHSSEIDVDFKPSSREHEAVLADVRTRLDDIPGVVINIGQPISHRLDHLLSGVRAQIAVKIFGDDLATLRSAAADVERAMRAISGVVDLQTEKQVLLPQIRIQVKREEAARYGIRAGELTEILETALNGKVVSQVLDGARTFDVVVRLDESERTTVESLKQILIDTPSGSKIPLEAVASVVETQGPNMIVRENTKRRIVISCNVSERDLGSVIADIQSTINSSVTLPVGYFITYGGQFESQQAATRQIALLGLLAVAGMMLALYTHFRSMTIVFQILINIPLALIGSIVAIYLTGGVLSVATLVGFITLTGIASRNTIMMISHYIHLVKEEGEQFTKEMIIRGSLERLSPVLMTALTAGLALIPLVISAGDPGKEILYPVATVILGGLVSSTLLDLAVTPTIFYHFGRHALEKHINHDKSEEIQR